In Miniphocaeibacter halophilus, the following proteins share a genomic window:
- a CDS encoding ATP-binding protein, which translates to MKIIELNIINFGQFKNKNIVFKNNFTILQGKNESGKTTVVKFIEGMFYGFVKPHLKTLRFTDDYYKYKPWTSEKYEGSIIFIYKSKKYRLYRDFINKIYKIFDEKTGLDITREFEEYEESNLSFPGEYFFKCSSDIFINTILVGQDNIEISSNSTKYISEKIADTFSENNEVFSVVKGLNKLNTFKNNIGTEKSLKKPYGILKSREKELNEEIISIKNKKNQYDDYLFELDKKIKEFKKLRNDIDLYNKLEEYNRQQKLLKVVEQKKSLEKEISDLKKQLEEYNRLKLMANDDIEKSEEILEEIKYIQREFNELSKDKKYIYTEYKEIEDKIIYEDKKAFYKNELNKLSKNKKNVFYLVLASGLFSFLTLIFLFISNFQNILVFILFFFLIIFGISIGIILFLNNKEINIIEEINNNFNIKLNKKNILNSDVLETDKYIYEKFEKIKKELDEKDRDIEILLNDEDFKNEELKEISIRIRNKTGFDLSNHLKNRNTFIELEKDLNNKIKELGTINNNYDTRSLNNIIKYEKGFENIKHFNLNNAKSNSDFLIKEIASLEEKKNFLENDVKRLPELIEELSQTEDEIRQTNDYLKSLDIAIKEIEKAHNEIKTNYLPRMVSFLKNYFDLISDYNMTIKIDEDLNINFSNDKIGEFKDVNSLSRGTMDQLYLGLRIALSNEIFNEEEFIIFDDAFNNFDDYRLLKTLKYLKNISENRQIIIFTCQEREKNLLNNLLEKEVIYL; encoded by the coding sequence ATGAAAATAATTGAATTAAATATAATAAATTTTGGACAGTTTAAAAATAAAAATATTGTATTTAAAAATAATTTTACAATTCTACAAGGTAAAAATGAATCCGGGAAAACAACTGTAGTAAAATTTATTGAAGGTATGTTTTATGGATTTGTTAAACCTCATTTAAAAACTTTAAGATTTACAGATGATTACTACAAATATAAACCTTGGACTAGTGAAAAATATGAAGGTAGTATTATTTTTATTTATAAGTCAAAAAAATATAGATTATATAGAGATTTTATTAATAAGATCTATAAAATCTTTGATGAAAAAACAGGATTAGATATAACAAGGGAATTTGAAGAATATGAAGAAAGCAACTTAAGTTTTCCGGGAGAATATTTCTTTAAATGCAGTAGTGATATTTTTATAAATACAATATTAGTTGGTCAAGATAATATAGAAATTTCTTCTAATTCAACAAAATATATTTCAGAAAAAATAGCCGATACATTTAGTGAAAATAATGAAGTATTTTCTGTTGTAAAGGGGCTAAATAAATTAAATACATTTAAAAATAATATAGGAACTGAAAAATCTTTAAAAAAACCATATGGAATATTAAAAAGTAGGGAAAAGGAATTAAATGAAGAAATTATAAGTATAAAGAATAAAAAAAATCAATATGACGATTATTTATTTGAGTTGGATAAAAAAATCAAAGAGTTTAAAAAACTACGAAATGATATAGATTTATATAATAAATTAGAAGAATATAATAGACAACAAAAATTACTAAAAGTAGTAGAACAGAAAAAAAGTTTAGAAAAAGAGATTTCAGATTTAAAAAAACAATTAGAAGAATATAATAGATTAAAACTAATGGCAAATGACGATATTGAAAAATCTGAAGAAATTCTAGAAGAAATAAAATATATTCAACGTGAATTCAATGAATTATCAAAGGATAAAAAATATATTTATACTGAGTATAAAGAAATTGAAGATAAAATTATTTATGAAGATAAAAAAGCCTTTTATAAAAACGAATTAAACAAATTATCGAAAAATAAGAAAAATGTATTTTACCTTGTACTAGCTTCAGGACTTTTTTCGTTTTTAACTTTGATTTTCTTATTTATATCTAATTTCCAAAATATACTTGTTTTTATATTATTTTTCTTTTTAATAATATTTGGAATTTCTATTGGTATAATACTTTTTTTAAATAATAAAGAAATTAATATTATTGAGGAAATTAATAATAATTTCAATATAAAGCTAAATAAAAAAAACATTTTAAATTCAGATGTTTTAGAAACCGATAAATATATTTATGAAAAATTTGAAAAAATTAAAAAAGAATTAGATGAAAAAGATAGGGATATAGAAATTCTTTTAAATGATGAAGATTTTAAAAACGAAGAATTAAAAGAAATATCTATTAGAATAAGAAACAAAACTGGATTTGATTTAAGTAATCATTTAAAAAATAGAAATACCTTCATTGAGTTAGAAAAGGATTTAAACAATAAAATTAAAGAGCTAGGTACAATTAATAACAATTATGACACTAGATCCTTAAACAATATTATAAAATATGAAAAAGGATTTGAAAATATAAAACATTTTAATCTTAATAATGCAAAAAGCAATTCTGATTTTTTAATTAAAGAAATTGCATCTTTAGAAGAAAAGAAAAATTTTCTAGAAAATGATGTAAAAAGATTACCTGAATTAATTGAAGAATTAAGTCAAACAGAAGATGAAATTAGACAAACAAACGACTATTTAAAGTCTTTGGATATCGCTATTAAAGAAATTGAAAAAGCTCATAATGAAATTAAAACAAATTATTTACCTCGTATGGTAAGCTTTTTAAAAAATTATTTTGATTTAATCTCCGATTATAATATGACAATTAAAATCGATGAAGATTTAAATATAAATTTTAGTAATGATAAAATCGGTGAATTTAAAGATGTGAATTCTTTAAGTAGGGGAACTATGGATCAATTATATTTAGGTTTAAGGATAGCCTTGTCAAATGAAATCTTCAATGAGGAGGAATTTATAATTTTTGACGATGCTTTTAATAATTTTGATGATTATAGACTACTAAAAACTTTAAAATATTTAAAGAATATTAGTGAGAATAGACAAATTATTATTTTTACTTGTCAAGAAAGAGAAAAAAATTTATTAAATAATCTTCTTGAAAAAGAGGTTATTTATTTATAG
- a CDS encoding metallophosphoesterase family protein — translation MKFLHSGDFHIASSFEYSSFPKELAIERRNDIWRSVDNLIDIVNNKKVDILLLSGDLYNEEYVTLSDLKRLNDLFRKIPSTNIFIIFGNHDPYRNTSKWKLIDLPSNVYLFREDKITKFEFEEYDVYGISYIDNILNRDNIFENITLNKSKKNFLLIHTDIVNTNFKYQPVDINELKSIGFDYIALGHLHKPGAIAENIVYPGSIEPLSFKEQGLHGAVLGEFKEKELLIEFLDISQSVFSEVEYKINGEFNFYELKDLLLNDWIYPDKKNYIRINLIGNLPEEYDIDIDAIENELKDHVKYLEIINKLDNNLDLDKLQKLNENNIIGVFIKNMSEYDMDDSINVEALNLGLKALLKEDK, via the coding sequence ATGAAATTTTTACACAGTGGAGATTTTCATATAGCATCTAGTTTTGAATACTCTTCTTTCCCAAAAGAACTGGCCATTGAAAGAAGAAATGACATATGGCGAAGTGTTGATAATCTCATTGATATAGTTAATAATAAAAAAGTGGATATACTACTGCTTTCAGGTGATTTATATAATGAAGAATACGTGACTTTATCAGATTTAAAAAGATTAAATGATCTTTTTAGAAAAATACCATCTACGAATATATTTATTATATTTGGAAATCATGATCCTTATAGAAATACTTCAAAATGGAAACTAATTGATTTACCAAGTAATGTATATTTGTTTAGAGAGGATAAAATAACTAAATTTGAATTTGAGGAATATGATGTTTATGGTATTAGCTACATAGACAATATTTTAAATAGGGATAATATTTTTGAAAATATAACTTTAAATAAATCTAAAAAAAACTTTTTACTTATTCATACAGATATAGTTAATACAAATTTTAAATATCAACCAGTTGATATTAATGAATTAAAGAGCATCGGTTTTGATTATATTGCTTTAGGACATTTACATAAACCAGGTGCAATTGCTGAAAACATTGTATATCCTGGTTCAATAGAACCTTTAAGTTTTAAAGAACAGGGTTTACATGGTGCTGTTTTAGGGGAATTTAAAGAAAAAGAACTTTTAATTGAATTTTTAGATATTTCTCAATCTGTTTTTAGTGAAGTAGAATATAAAATAAATGGAGAATTTAATTTTTATGAATTAAAGGATTTACTTTTAAATGATTGGATTTATCCTGATAAAAAAAATTATATTAGAATAAATTTAATTGGAAATTTACCTGAAGAATATGATATTGACATAGATGCTATTGAAAATGAACTAAAGGATCATGTAAAATATTTAGAAATTATAAATAAACTCGATAATAATCTAGATTTAGATAAGCTTCAAAAATTAAATGAAAACAATATAATAGGTGTTTTTATAAAGAATATGTCAGAATATGATATGGATGATTCTATAAATGTAGAAGCTTTAAATTTAGGTTTAAAAGCTCTTTTAAAGGAAGATAAATGA